One Candidatus Ornithobacterium hominis genomic region harbors:
- a CDS encoding fibronectin type III domain-containing protein encodes MQKLYHYIKQVGNYARIPKKIIPIIFSFLLAFQPFVLKAQQYPVKMVPVLLPPYSLKLSEYATSTQTKLRLQVMMTDLQEPQHPTGMKFSLESSLGAVPIATSQSFVSGMSPFTLYPGSNITLTNVDLRPLFELQNLAGLNASQYAQTLPEGIYQFCFQAYDYYTKHNLSAKTCAQAYLTQYEPPLLNLPQNAEKVQVEGDILGSKGIVFQWMPRQVAPNTHYIFILKELWDAGRSPVAGFLSSPILWKEKTYATSLYYGPEKTRLIPGKRYAWQVQAVSGNPVVGANPTEDNGVYKNNGLSEIFYFDYVEDCKVPTFLMAKNAGRGRVELSWTMPGQPSGLYSIQYRKRDSNTDWQTEESYQTKYILTGLENQTEYEYRIGTVCGNLQNFNPSPLEGETSGNAYAYSAIQYFTTDSEEKESSKYQCGVMPSIDLTNKAPLQTALGTNEVFMAGDFPVTVISSQGSNGIYSGEGYIEVPYLGDTKIKVVFNNIKLNTDKQLIEGVVETTYNPNWENVVDIGDFIDGIKGLINDLKDKLNDGEELTNEEKEDFQIKGDKYYDDLNNQIDKLVADEKLTQEEADVLKDKLKESQDTYNNVLGTQFVSNDNAIINDAINALNDSSDKLKEVEEAINIANETENNYVLQNVQLIEFQSTGYETVEVSMTDGFSNCRNIFLPSGRLVKFSSSELNDIKKIGVNKGRLSYVIGNNNKKYNLASVVKTDTIKESNEIRVIKSYDADRLVCFDCIKKDIRTGNLPSGLEVIKTVDNDTIYKNIPKKYTIATFTSKVECYEGIQIIVEKEGGNIKCKSLSKEECENYKPQDEGESTTGNGTYVGTVERGSGSTRCKIDIYETTDEEGQKKYTTDVTLTGSPANSKVQAQEEELKAEVKRLAEEKLNELGLEGKAGKTVRERGSELGEFYVADMTGWEWVGEISELGNSVWETAALPKSYWNEDGEFKYNEAKIHMPPAFVGVSDGVIEEVTSYPQLIKLGYDVATKEEVRTGLWESVKGISIETIKDAAVDFYEEKKANYTSSKPYIVQHTVSKDAVQVASMLMGGGLSGGLKKGAKSVDDAVGKAGREILSEIDDVVVKELKADKLSKKLTKEAIEKGDFDKEIVEGLTNEANDIAAKKGRKLSWEEVKKLFKRGNDFNKKANAEKWYNFNEIHLANGKRLDSYDPVKKEIISRKATSLDKIKMKTFEGYLKEMKNKYPAGTVIRSNKYPTLDGQILQGRQILEIPISNQNLPNIQQYIDLAKSNKYNIELRFKPE; translated from the coding sequence ATGCAGAAACTATATCATTATATAAAACAAGTGGGAAACTACGCTAGAATACCTAAAAAAATTATTCCAATTATTTTTAGTTTTTTGTTAGCCTTTCAACCATTTGTACTGAAGGCTCAACAATACCCTGTAAAGATGGTACCAGTCTTGTTGCCACCCTATAGTTTAAAGCTGAGTGAATATGCTACAAGTACGCAGACAAAGTTGCGCTTACAAGTCATGATGACAGACTTGCAGGAGCCACAACACCCCACGGGCATGAAGTTTAGTTTAGAAAGTTCGTTAGGCGCAGTTCCTATAGCCACTAGCCAAAGTTTTGTATCTGGGATGTCTCCTTTTACGCTGTATCCAGGCAGTAATATAACGCTGACCAATGTTGATTTAAGACCTCTGTTTGAGTTGCAGAATTTAGCAGGCTTAAATGCTTCACAATATGCACAAACTTTACCAGAAGGAATTTATCAATTTTGCTTTCAGGCATACGATTATTATACCAAGCACAATCTTTCCGCAAAGACTTGTGCACAGGCCTATTTAACACAATATGAGCCTCCTCTACTCAATCTCCCTCAGAATGCAGAAAAAGTGCAAGTTGAGGGCGATATCCTAGGCAGCAAAGGAATCGTATTTCAATGGATGCCAAGGCAAGTCGCCCCCAATACCCATTATATATTCATTTTAAAAGAACTATGGGATGCAGGACGCAGTCCTGTAGCTGGATTTTTATCCTCTCCTATATTATGGAAAGAAAAAACTTATGCAACAAGTTTATATTATGGCCCCGAGAAAACACGTTTAATCCCGGGGAAACGCTATGCTTGGCAGGTACAAGCAGTAAGCGGTAATCCAGTAGTTGGCGCAAATCCTACCGAAGATAATGGAGTGTATAAAAACAATGGGCTCTCCGAGATATTTTATTTTGATTATGTAGAAGATTGTAAAGTGCCGACTTTCTTAATGGCAAAAAATGCAGGTAGAGGACGCGTAGAGCTTAGTTGGACAATGCCCGGACAGCCCTCGGGATTATACAGTATACAATACCGAAAGAGAGACAGCAATACGGATTGGCAAACCGAAGAAAGTTACCAGACCAAATATATACTCACAGGCTTAGAAAATCAGACTGAATATGAATACAGAATAGGAACAGTTTGCGGAAATCTACAGAATTTTAACCCTTCACCGCTAGAGGGAGAGACTTCTGGCAATGCATATGCGTATAGTGCGATACAATATTTTACAACAGATAGCGAAGAAAAAGAAAGTAGTAAATACCAGTGTGGTGTAATGCCATCTATAGACCTTACCAATAAAGCCCCATTGCAAACCGCATTAGGAACCAATGAGGTGTTTATGGCAGGAGATTTTCCTGTAACGGTGATTTCATCACAAGGGAGCAATGGGATATACAGTGGCGAGGGCTATATAGAAGTTCCTTATTTGGGAGATACGAAAATTAAGGTAGTTTTTAATAATATTAAACTCAACACCGACAAACAATTGATTGAGGGGGTAGTAGAGACTACGTATAACCCTAATTGGGAAAATGTTGTAGATATTGGAGATTTTATTGATGGGATAAAAGGTTTAATTAATGACCTAAAAGATAAGCTTAATGATGGAGAAGAATTAACAAATGAAGAAAAGGAGGATTTTCAAATTAAAGGAGATAAATATTATGATGATTTAAATAATCAAATTGATAAATTGGTTGCAGACGAAAAATTAACCCAAGAGGAAGCTGATGTGCTAAAAGATAAATTAAAAGAAAGTCAAGACACCTATAACAATGTTTTAGGCACTCAATTTGTTTCAAATGATAATGCTATAATAAATGATGCAATAAATGCCTTAAATGATTCATCAGATAAACTAAAAGAAGTTGAAGAAGCAATCAATATAGCTAATGAAACAGAAAATAATTATGTTTTACAAAATGTTCAGCTTATAGAGTTTCAATCTACTGGTTATGAAACTGTAGAGGTTAGTATGACTGATGGTTTTAGTAATTGTAGAAATATCTTTTTACCCTCAGGAAGATTAGTTAAATTTTCTTCAAGTGAATTGAATGATATTAAAAAAATAGGTGTCAACAAAGGAAGGCTAAGTTATGTTATAGGAAATAATAATAAAAAATATAACTTAGCAAGTGTTGTAAAAACAGATACTATAAAGGAATCAAATGAAATAAGAGTTATTAAAAGTTATGATGCCGATAGACTAGTATGCTTTGATTGTATAAAAAAGGATATTAGAACCGGTAATTTACCTTCAGGGTTGGAGGTAATAAAAACAGTAGATAATGATACTATTTATAAAAATATTCCCAAAAAATACACTATTGCTACATTCACATCAAAAGTAGAGTGCTATGAAGGAATTCAAATCATTGTAGAAAAAGAAGGAGGAAATATTAAATGTAAGTCATTAAGCAAAGAAGAGTGTGAAAATTATAAGCCACAAGATGAAGGAGAAAGTACAACAGGTAATGGTACTTATGTTGGTACAGTTGAGAGAGGAAGTGGAAGTACCAGGTGTAAGATAGATATTTATGAAACCACGGATGAAGAAGGACAAAAGAAATATACGACAGATGTTACACTTACAGGATCTCCTGCAAATTCTAAAGTACAGGCACAAGAAGAAGAATTAAAAGCCGAAGTTAAGCGATTAGCTGAAGAAAAGCTCAACGAATTAGGATTAGAAGGAAAAGCAGGGAAAACAGTACGAGAAAGAGGCAGTGAATTAGGAGAGTTCTATGTAGCTGATATGACAGGCTGGGAATGGGTTGGCGAAATAAGCGAACTTGGAAACTCTGTATGGGAAACAGCCGCACTTCCAAAAAGCTACTGGAATGAAGATGGAGAATTCAAATATAATGAAGCAAAAATACATATGCCTCCTGCTTTTGTAGGTGTAAGTGATGGCGTTATAGAAGAAGTAACAAGTTATCCACAATTGATAAAATTAGGTTATGATGTAGCAACCAAAGAGGAAGTAAGAACAGGTTTGTGGGAGTCTGTAAAAGGGATATCTATAGAAACCATAAAAGATGCTGCAGTTGATTTCTACGAAGAGAAAAAAGCAAACTATACAAGTAGCAAACCTTATATAGTGCAACATACCGTAAGTAAAGATGCTGTGCAAGTGGCATCAATGCTGATGGGCGGTGGGCTTTCAGGAGGGCTTAAGAAAGGGGCAAAAAGTGTAGATGATGCTGTTGGCAAAGCAGGAAGAGAAATTCTTTCTGAAATAGATGATGTAGTAGTAAAAGAATTAAAGGCAGATAAGCTTTCAAAAAAACTGACCAAAGAAGCCATTGAAAAAGGTGATTTTGATAAAGAAATAGTAGAAGGGCTTACTAATGAAGCTAATGATATAGCTGCTAAAAAAGGCAGAAAATTATCTTGGGAAGAAGTCAAAAAACTATTTAAAAGAGGGAATGATTTTAATAAAAAAGCAAATGCTGAAAAATGGTATAATTTTAATGAGATTCATTTAGCTAACGGTAAACGACTTGACTCATATGATCCAGTTAAAAAAGAAATTATTTCAAGAAAAGCCACCTCATTGGATAAAATAAAAATGAAAACATTTGAAGGATATTTAAAAGAAATGAAAAATAAATATCCAGCAGGTACAGTAATACGATCAAACAAATACCCTACTTTAGATGGACAAATTTTACAAGGAAGGCAAATACTAGAGATACCGATTTCAAATCAAAACTTACCAAATATTCAACAATATATTGATCTAGCTAAAAGTAATAAATACAATATTGAACTAAGATTTAAACCCGAATAA
- a CDS encoding DUF6883 domain-containing protein, giving the protein MKNLLYILLLIFSITFGYAQGRAVYEVLKDTERLKQATQAIKQQLSEYVGETANASNQARYNQGKLTFDIVTLFVGVGEVKALLKGEKTVAQLFSKIGKLPKDAITEIRKIKKPKRGDAKRIFEKVRKGKVIGKIGNTPIKSVYGDIRKFSEYALTNPSKKGLFVDSWGYKLDDAERLLEIYRKQAIEAVKNGKVISSGVNNFGVKLYKIKTKLKTPSGKKVNIYAGWIIKPDKIDELILSTPFDGYVK; this is encoded by the coding sequence TTGAAAAACCTCCTATACATATTACTTTTAATATTCAGTATAACTTTTGGTTATGCTCAGGGAAGAGCTGTCTATGAAGTACTTAAAGATACAGAAAGACTAAAACAAGCCACCCAAGCCATTAAGCAACAACTATCTGAATATGTAGGTGAAACGGCTAATGCAAGCAACCAAGCAAGATATAATCAAGGAAAACTAACATTTGATATTGTAACTTTATTTGTTGGTGTAGGTGAGGTAAAAGCTTTACTAAAAGGAGAAAAAACAGTAGCTCAATTATTCAGTAAAATAGGTAAATTACCGAAAGATGCTATTACTGAAATTAGAAAGATTAAGAAACCTAAAAGAGGTGATGCTAAGAGGATTTTTGAGAAGGTTAGGAAAGGGAAAGTAATTGGAAAAATAGGAAATACACCCATAAAATCTGTATATGGAGACATTAGAAAATTTTCAGAATATGCTTTAACTAATCCGTCTAAAAAGGGGTTATTTGTTGATAGTTGGGGATATAAGTTAGATGATGCAGAGAGGTTATTAGAAATATATAGGAAACAGGCAATAGAAGCAGTGAAAAATGGGAAAGTTATAAGTAGTGGGGTGAATAATTTCGGAGTTAAGCTTTACAAAATTAAAACAAAATTGAAAACACCTAGTGGAAAAAAAGTTAATATTTATGCAGGTTGGATAATAAAACCTGACAAAATAGATGAGTTAATATTATCAACACCTTTCGATGGATATGTTAAATAA